The following proteins are co-located in the Acidimicrobiales bacterium genome:
- a CDS encoding TIGR03617 family F420-dependent LLM class oxidoreductase, which yields MRIKAGLDNSDLAAVPRRIKAIEDSGFDGVSAAENAHDPFLSLAIAAVNSTRVTLETGVAIAFPRSPMMSAQAAWDLQAASNGRFVLGIGSQIKAHNERRYSTPWTAPAPRMREYINSIRAIWRTWQTGEKLDFQGEHYTFTLMTPNFSPAPLECAPPAIKISAVGPNMLALAGEACDGVSLHGFCTRDYIAEQIMPNLERGMMRTNRNRESFEVSGGGFVATGATDEDVAKAVEWVRYRVAFYGSTRAYWPVLAQHGLEDLGHKLLDMTKAGHWDQIAAEVSDDVVRLFAAVGRHDEIKAAIDARFGGLVDAVNPTTPPSPASTLPPDLIEDLKTIGSPFEGFTTAV from the coding sequence ATGCGAATCAAGGCAGGCCTCGACAACAGCGACCTCGCAGCCGTCCCGCGGCGCATAAAGGCCATAGAAGACAGCGGCTTCGACGGTGTGTCGGCAGCCGAGAACGCCCACGACCCGTTCCTGTCCTTGGCCATCGCTGCGGTGAACAGCACGAGGGTGACCCTCGAGACCGGCGTCGCCATAGCGTTTCCCCGTAGCCCGATGATGAGCGCCCAGGCTGCCTGGGACCTTCAGGCGGCCTCGAATGGTCGTTTCGTTCTGGGGATCGGCTCGCAGATAAAGGCCCACAACGAGCGGCGCTATTCGACGCCCTGGACAGCACCAGCTCCACGAATGCGCGAGTACATCAACTCGATCAGGGCCATTTGGCGAACCTGGCAGACCGGCGAGAAGCTCGACTTTCAGGGCGAGCACTACACGTTCACCCTGATGACACCCAACTTCTCGCCAGCGCCGCTCGAGTGCGCCCCGCCGGCCATCAAGATCTCCGCAGTTGGCCCCAACATGTTGGCGCTGGCTGGCGAGGCCTGCGATGGGGTATCGCTGCACGGATTCTGCACCCGCGACTACATCGCCGAACAGATCATGCCGAATCTCGAGCGTGGAATGATGCGCACCAACCGCAACCGCGAGAGCTTCGAAGTTTCTGGCGGTGGCTTCGTGGCTACCGGGGCCACCGATGAGGACGTGGCCAAAGCCGTCGAGTGGGTGCGCTACCGGGTGGCGTTCTATGGGTCGACGCGGGCCTATTGGCCGGTCCTGGCCCAGCATGGCCTCGAGGATCTGGGGCACAAACTTCTCGACATGACCAAGGCGGGCCACTGGGACCAGATCGCGGCCGAGGTCAGCGACGACGTCGTGAGGCTGTTCGCAGCGGTGGGTCGCCACGACGAGATCAAGGCTGCGATCGACGCCAGATTCGGCGGACTGGTGGATGCGGTCAACCCGACCACCCCGCCCTCTCCGGCAAGCACCCTGCCTCCTGACCTGATCGAGGACCTGAAGACGATCGGTTCGCCCTTCGAGGGTTTCACAACCGCTGTTTGA
- a CDS encoding sulfite exporter TauE/SafE family protein: protein MTKAGEVIAARLACRRGLASAGHQQAGAELFTYLLAFAIVALGTSVQSSVGFGANLIAMPMIALFAPELVPGASLFAISAMNVMMLVRDRKGIEFGPVSNALIGRVGGTIAGALVIGALSDRGLRIVIALAVLAMVVISSVTTAPRRTRPNMIVAGTVSGFGAVTAGIGGPPVALMFQSAEGKQIRGSMGGFFVVGTAMTLVGLAIAGEFGLYELKWGALLVPAAVVGFVLSRYLIPIVDRGYTRPAILSLSAASAIVLLARALL, encoded by the coding sequence ATCACAAAGGCGGGTGAAGTCATCGCTGCACGGCTTGCTTGTCGGCGGGGTCTAGCATCGGCAGGCCACCAACAGGCTGGAGCCGAGCTGTTCACCTACCTACTCGCATTCGCCATCGTTGCTCTGGGCACATCGGTGCAGAGTTCGGTCGGGTTCGGCGCGAACCTCATCGCAATGCCGATGATCGCCCTGTTCGCCCCCGAGCTGGTGCCCGGCGCATCACTGTTCGCCATCAGCGCCATGAACGTCATGATGCTGGTCCGAGATCGAAAGGGCATCGAATTCGGGCCCGTCTCCAACGCACTGATCGGACGGGTGGGCGGAACGATCGCTGGTGCGTTGGTCATCGGTGCCCTGTCGGACCGCGGGCTTCGCATCGTCATAGCCCTGGCCGTCTTGGCCATGGTGGTGATCTCGTCGGTCACGACGGCACCCAGGCGCACCAGGCCCAACATGATCGTTGCCGGAACGGTTTCGGGCTTTGGGGCCGTCACGGCAGGTATCGGCGGGCCGCCCGTGGCCCTGATGTTTCAAAGCGCCGAAGGCAAGCAGATACGTGGCTCGATGGGTGGGTTCTTCGTGGTCGGAACGGCGATGACGCTGGTGGGCCTGGCCATCGCGGGCGAGTTCGGCCTCTACGAGCTGAAGTGGGGAGCCCTTCTGGTTCCCGCTGCGGTGGTCGGCTTCGTGCTGAGCCGCTACCTGATTCCCATCGTCGATCGCGGCTACACGCGTCCTGCCATCTTGTCGCTGTCGGCAGCGTCGGCAATTGTTCTGTTGGCCCGCGCCCTGCTCTAA
- the ygiD gene encoding 4,5-DOPA dioxygenase extradiol → MTSPRMPAVFVGHGSPMNTLENNRYTEAWRALGQSVPRPEGIVMVSAHWYIAHSAVTAMDQPRTIHDFYGFPPELFAFQYPAPGAPELASRVAQLAEPNWVGLDADQWGLDHGTWSVLAHVFPEADIPVVQLSVDASKTIEQHMALGASLSPLLDEGVMVMASGNVVHNLGALNPALRDEASEWARAFDAATTHVMTTNPGDLGSVVTHPAFDLAVPTPDHFLPLAYIAGIADSVGETAQVLIEGGAMGSLTMTSYTVGTFN, encoded by the coding sequence ATGACGTCGCCCAGGATGCCCGCAGTGTTCGTAGGTCACGGCAGCCCGATGAATACCCTCGAGAACAACCGCTATACCGAGGCTTGGCGCGCGTTGGGCCAGTCGGTTCCGCGCCCCGAAGGCATCGTGATGGTCTCGGCGCACTGGTACATCGCCCACAGTGCGGTCACGGCGATGGATCAGCCACGGACGATCCACGACTTCTATGGCTTCCCGCCAGAGCTCTTCGCTTTCCAGTACCCGGCGCCAGGGGCGCCCGAGCTGGCTTCGCGTGTGGCCCAGCTGGCCGAACCGAACTGGGTGGGCCTCGATGCGGATCAGTGGGGTCTGGATCACGGGACCTGGTCGGTGCTGGCGCACGTCTTCCCCGAAGCAGACATCCCGGTGGTGCAGTTGTCGGTGGATGCATCCAAGACCATCGAGCAACACATGGCTCTTGGAGCGTCGCTGTCTCCGCTGCTCGACGAGGGCGTCATGGTCATGGCGAGCGGCAACGTCGTTCACAATCTGGGTGCACTCAACCCGGCGCTGCGAGACGAGGCGTCCGAGTGGGCTCGCGCCTTCGACGCTGCGACGACACATGTAATGACCACCAACCCGGGAGATCTCGGCTCGGTGGTCACACATCCGGCCTTCGATCTGGCTGTGCCCACTCCAGATCACTTCCTGCCCCTCGCCTACATCGCGGGCATCGCCGATTCTGTCGGCGAAACAGCCCAGGTTCTGATCGAAGGCGGAGCGATGGGTTCGTTGACGATGACCAGCTATACGGTCGGCACCTTCAACTGA
- a CDS encoding LLM class flavin-dependent oxidoreductase, with protein MQRLKFGAFLAPHHLPGESPTLQLQRDLDLVTQLDRLGYHEFWCGEHHSTGWEVIASPEMFLAGAAMRTGRIKLGTGVVSLPYHHPFNVAQRIVQLDHMSQGRALLGTGPGALPSDAHTFGIDPVVLRDRQDEAIGVIKRLLAGEERFSYECEWFTLNDAKLQILPLQEVLPMATASMISPSGMTLAGKYGDGVLSIGSMSDEGLASLPLQWSFAEEAAAEHGQIVDRSNWRIMFNWHIAETREKAFEEVEWGLLRWHNDYTVGTLQRPGVPKFDTTRDAIEALALAEGAAAVIGTPDDLIERILQMAEVTGGFGVAIGFVNDWASPANTAKSWDMVARYVIPEVNGQLESMRESNQFVIDHREYFQRAQKAVLNKINENARAAEAFRAAGAGGSAPIAAHSGPSRQDASDDAASQD; from the coding sequence ATGCAAAGACTCAAGTTCGGAGCCTTCCTCGCGCCCCACCACCTTCCGGGCGAGAGCCCGACCCTGCAACTGCAGCGCGACCTGGACCTGGTGACCCAGCTGGACCGATTGGGATACCACGAGTTCTGGTGCGGCGAGCACCACTCGACCGGTTGGGAGGTGATCGCTTCCCCGGAGATGTTCCTGGCGGGTGCGGCCATGCGCACCGGTCGCATCAAGCTCGGCACCGGTGTGGTCTCGCTGCCCTACCACCACCCGTTCAACGTGGCCCAGCGGATCGTTCAACTCGACCACATGAGCCAGGGACGCGCCCTGCTCGGCACCGGCCCAGGAGCCTTGCCCTCCGATGCACACACGTTTGGCATCGACCCGGTGGTCCTGCGAGATCGCCAGGATGAAGCCATCGGAGTCATCAAGCGACTGCTGGCAGGCGAGGAGCGCTTCAGCTACGAGTGCGAGTGGTTCACCCTGAACGACGCCAAGCTGCAGATTCTGCCCTTGCAAGAAGTGCTGCCCATGGCGACGGCCTCGATGATCAGCCCCTCGGGCATGACGCTCGCGGGCAAGTACGGCGACGGCGTTCTGTCGATCGGTTCCATGTCGGACGAGGGTCTGGCGTCGCTGCCGTTGCAGTGGAGCTTCGCAGAGGAAGCAGCCGCCGAACACGGCCAGATCGTCGACCGCTCGAACTGGCGCATCATGTTCAACTGGCACATCGCCGAGACGCGCGAGAAGGCGTTCGAGGAGGTCGAGTGGGGCCTCTTGCGCTGGCACAACGACTACACGGTCGGCACGCTCCAGCGTCCGGGCGTGCCCAAGTTCGACACCACCCGCGACGCCATCGAGGCCCTGGCCTTGGCCGAGGGCGCAGCGGCAGTCATCGGCACCCCCGACGATCTCATCGAACGAATCCTCCAGATGGCCGAGGTCACTGGTGGTTTCGGTGTGGCGATCGGTTTCGTAAACGACTGGGCTTCGCCTGCGAACACCGCAAAGAGCTGGGACATGGTGGCCAGGTATGTGATTCCCGAGGTCAACGGCCAGCTCGAATCGATGCGCGAGTCGAACCAGTTCGTGATCGACCACCGCGAGTACTTCCAGCGAGCCCAGAAGGCCGTGCTGAACAAGATCAACGAGAACGCCAGGGCCGCCGAGGCCTTCCGGGCGGCGGGTGCCGGCGGTTCGGCCCCCATAGCGGCGCACTCGGGGCCGTCACGACAAGACGCGTCAGACGACGCTGCGA